DNA from Arthrobacter sp. StoSoilB19:
GGTTGGTGATGGCCAGGGTGTGCTTGGTGGACAGTGAGGCGCGGCCACCGGCCACGCCATCCGGTTCCAGGCCAAAGCCCTTGCCGAACCCAGACTGGTCGATCAACCACGCGGCGGAAAGTTTCACCAGTCCGTCCTGGCCTGCCGGATACCGTGGCGCTGCTTCGGGCAGCGTGTCCGCGACAGCGGCCGGGACGATGGGGTTGGTGAAGAAGGAACCCGTGGAATACGTATCACGGTCGGCGGCGTCCCACACCATGCCCTTGGAGGCACGCAGCCGGAGCACTTCACGGCGGACGTCGTTGGCGTAGGCGCGCTTGCCCACCTCCACCCCGAGGGATCGGGCCAGTTCGGCGTAGCGGATGGGGGCGCTCATCCGTCCCAGCGGCAACTGGAATTCCACAGTGAGCACCACGTACCGGGGCGAGCCGTTGACGGTGGTCTGCTTGAGGATGGAATCCCGGTAGCCGAACTTCAGTTCGGAGTTGGTGAAGGTCTGCACGGCGTTGCGTTCCCGGTCCCAGGTGCGCACGGCGGCAATGGTCTGCGAGACCTCAGAGCCGTACGCCCCCACGTTCTGGACCGGCGTGGCACCCGTTGAGCCGGGGATCCCGGACAATGCCTCAATCCCGGACCACGCGTGGCGGACGGCGTGCTCCACGAGCTTGTCCCAGTTATGGCCGGCCTGGACCACCACTGCCACGCCACCGCACGAGTCCTCGGCGTTGACCGTGAACCCCTCCGAGGCGATCCTGACAACGGTCCCGGGGAACCCGTCGTCGGACACCAGGAGGTTGGACCCGCCGCTGATGATCAGGACCTGCTCGCCGGCCGCGTCCGCGGACCGGACGGCGTCGATGATCTCTGCCTCGCTCCGGGCCTCAATGAACTTGCCGGCGGGGCCGCCGACGGCGGACGTGGTCAGGGAGGAAAGCAGGGTGGGAGTCACCCATCAACAATACTAGGGAAACCTAGGCGGGCTTCCGGGCCACCGGGGACAGCACGAAGCTCACGGCCAGCATCACCACCACGGCAAGGAGCGAGTGCAGGATGCCCACGTGTTCGGCCAGCAGGCCCAGCAGCGGCGGCCCGCACAGGAACGCCCCGTAGCCGATGGTGGACACCACCGATACCCGGGCCGCTGCCTTCGCGGGATCGTCGGCTGCTGCGGACATGCCCACCGGGAAGCCCAGGGACGCACCCAGGCCCCACGCGGCGAGGCCAACATAGGCGAGCAACGGCGCCGGGGCGAACACGAAGACGGCCAGGCCCAGGACAGCCATCGCAGCGCACCAGCGCATGACGGGTACCCGCCCAAACCGGTCCAGCAGCGGCGTCCCGGCGAACCGGCCGATGGTCATGAACGTGACAAACAGGCCGTATCCGGCGGCGCCGGCGGCATCGCTCTGGCCGTGGCCGTCCGCCAGGGCCAGGGCCACCCAGTCCCCCGCGGCGCCTTCGGCAAGGGCGAGGCCGAGCACCAGGACGCCCAGCAGCAGTGTCCGGCGGTCCCGCCACGCCTGCGCGATCTTGCGCTTGTTGTCCAGCGGCGCCTCCGCCGTGCTCCCGGCGCGGATCAGGGGGATGGGGCCCGTGATGGGGTCTTCGAAGTTGTCCGGGGAGTAGGTGCGCTCCCCCGCCACCGGGGTGACGTCGGCGCGGAACCAGGACGCCGCCGTCGCCACCGACACGGCCACCACGGCCCCCGCCGCCGCAAGGTGCCAGAACACTGGCAGGGACACTGCCGCCGCAGCGGCACCAAGACCCGCACCCGCCACCGTGCCAAGGCTGAAGGCACCGTGGAGCCGGGGCATGATGTGGCGGCCCACTGCACGTTCCACGGCTGCGCCTTCCACATTGGACGCGGTGTTCCAGCTCCCCGTCCCCAGGCCGATGATGGCCAGGCCTATGGCCGTTGCCACCGGGCTTGCCAGCACGGTTGTGCCAAAACCGGCGGTCAGCAGCCCGGCCCCCACCATGATGCTGCCGGTGCGGATGGTCCGTTTGGACCCCAACCGCAGGACGATCAGCCCGGAGGCCGAGACAGAGGCGAAGGAGCCCAGCGTCATGCACAGCAGGATCACGCCGATGTTGCCCGGGCTCAGGTCCAGCGCGTCCCGGATGGCGGGCAGCCGGGACACCCAGGAGGCGAACGCCAGGCCGCTGGCGCCGTAGGCCACCACGACGGCGTTGCGCCAGTGGGCGACCTGGGCGGCGGTAGCCCCGGTTTTGGGAGCGGAGGTCAACGGGTGCAGCCCATCATCACCAAGCGCGCATCAGGACAGCTTGACGAGGGCCTGGGCCTTCATCAGGACCTTCTGCCCTGCGGAGACAACGGTGAGGTCAACGCGGGCGGTGCGTGCGTCGGCGTCGAGCTTTCCGATGGTGCCGCTGACTTCGATGGTGGCGCCGGGCTGGTCCGTTCCGGTGGTGTCCGCGACCAGGACCGGCTTGGTGAAGCGGGTCTGGAAATCGACGACGGCGGCGGGGTCGCCTGCCCAGTCGGTCACCAGCTGGACGGCTGAGCCCATGGTGAACATGCCGTGTGCGATGACGCCCGGCAGCTCCACGCTGGTGGCAAAGGCCTCGTTCCAGTGGATGGGGTTGAAGTCGCCGGAGGCACCGGCGTACTTGACCAGGTCCGTGCGGGTGACCTCGATGGTGCGGCTCCCGATTTCCTGGCCGGCGCTGAGTTCATTGAAGCTGGGGCTCATGGTTACTGTCCCTCTCCGCGGACCAGGATGGATGACGTGGTGGTGGTGACCGGTTCCCGTGAACCGCCGGAACCGAGGGCGAAGATCTCCGAGCGGGTGGTGATCATGGCACCGCCGCCCATGGCCCGGACGCCGTCGACATGCAGTTCCGCGACGAGGCGGTCCCCGGCAATGATGGGCCGGTGGTGGGTGAAGCGCTGGTCCGCGTGGACCACGCGGGAGAAGTCGATGCCGGATTCCGGATCCTCGATGAGCTGGGCGTCGGCCCGCTGGGCGATGATGATCGCGAAGGTGGGCGGCGCCACCAGGTCCGTGTGGCCCAGCGCCTCGGCGGCGTCGACGTCGAAATGCGCGGGGTGGGTGGCCTTCACGGCGCGGGCGAACTCGCGGATTTTCTCGCGGCCAACGTCGTACACCTCTGCGGCAGGGTAGCTTCGGCCCTGCAGATCCGGATTGATAGTCATGGATTCCAGCCTATCGCCCGCGTGTTGGCGGGCAGAAAAGGCCCGCCGCAACCGTTACGGCGGGCGCTACCGGCGCAGGTTCTTCCGGATGGCCTGGCCGCGGACCACGATGCCCACGACGTGCAGGACAAGGCCCAGTCCGATCAGCGGCAGGGAGGCCCAGGCCAGCGTTTGGTTGCCGCCGGTGTTGCCGATGATGTTCAGGATGATGCCGACGGCGATCAGTCCCATCGCGCTGAAGACCAGGACTTTGTAACGGGTTGGCGCGGTGGCCCAGAATTCGTTCAGCACCGTGCAAGTCTACCCGCCGGGCCTGCCGGATCCCGCTAGAACAGGGATTCCTGCACCGCCGGGACCTCCGAGGCGTAGCCGCCCAGGATGATGGTCCGGGCGGCCAGTTGGGAGAGGTTGACCACGAACGCGGCGTCCGTTCCATCCAGCCGGGCCAGAGCATTTGCCCCGCTCAGGGCAGTGACCGTGAAGCCGTGCTGCCCCTGGTCCAGCGCGTGCGGGTAGGCATGGCGTTGGGCGGGCCCGTAGAGGGCTTCAGCGTGCGCCGGCCTCGCCCACTGCTCCTCCACAGTTACAAAACCGTCGACGGCGGTGCGTGCCAGCAGTGTGCGCACCTCGCCGGCCGCGCGGGCGTTGGCGGCCTGCAGGTCCGGTTCCGGGAGCGGCTGCAGGAGGGCGTCCGCTTTGGCTGCGGACCGCACCTGCTGCGTCAGGCCCACCTCGGCTGTCACCAGGTCCTCCAGGATCCGCACCACCCGGCCGTCCCGGGCCCGGGCAACATAAGCGGCCGCAGCGGCCCCCTGCTCCGCGAGCCTGTTCCACTTCCGCGGGCCGGAGGCCGTTCCCACCTTGGTGGCACCGCCCGCGAACGTGGCAACGTACAGCCAGTGTTCCTGCATCAGGTAGTCACGGAGGCCCGGAGTGACCCTGCCGCCCCGGTGGAAGTCGTGCATGAGCCGGGATTCGTCCAGCACAAAGCACCGCTCGCACTGCTTTCCCCGCAGGGCCGGGGCAGCGGAGGCGCAGAGGACGTGGCTCCGCGAGGTTGCCGACTGGACCCGGATGTGGCCCAGGCAGGACCTGCCCGGTTCCACCACCTCGAAGCCGAGGCGCCGGCCGGGGCTGAGGCTGAACTGACGGAAGTCCCCCTCCGGTGACTGGAGGCGCAAAACCGCGCCGCCGCCGTCGTCCGCGGCCCTGGAACCCTCCGGCGCCCTGGAACCCGGCAGCGCATCCCAAAAGACCCCGTGGACCAGATAGCGGGTATCGGTCACGGGGTCTCCTGAAGTGGCGGGTGGGTGTTACAGCGCGGGCTGCACCCCGAAGGCTACGGCGAGCTTCATGATCTTCTCGGCGCGGCCAAGGCGGGGCAGGTCGGAGCCGTCACGGATGACGCGGCCGTTGGCTTCGAAGTCGTTCATGAAGTCGGTGGCCCACGCGACGTCCGACGGCGTGGGGCTGATGACCTCGTTGATGACCGGCGTCTGGTCAATGGCCAGGCACAGCTTGCCGGTCATGCCCATCATCACGGTGATGCCGGTCTGCTCGCGCAGGATGGGGTGGTTGGTGCCGACGGTGGGGCCGTCAATGGGGCCCGGCAGGTTGCCCACCCGGCTGGCGACCACGAGCTTGGCCCGCGGGTAGGCCATGGCCTCCGGGGTGGCGGCCATGCCGGTATCGCGGCGGAAGTCGCCGGAACCGAAGGCCAGGCGGAACGCACCCTGGGCCTTGGCGATATGGTTGGCTTCCTCGATGCCCAGGGCGGATTCCACCAACGGGATCACGGGGGTCTTGCCGTCCATGCGGTGGAAGCTCTCGGTGACCTGGTCCGCGGATTCGGTCTTGGCGAGCATGACGCCCAGCAGGCCCGGGGTGCCGCGCAGCCCGGCAAGGTCATCAGCCCAGAACGGGCTGGTGGCGTCATTGATCCTCACCCAGGCCTTGCCGCCGCCGGTCAGCCAGCCGATCACGTTGGCGCGGGCCTGGTCCTTCTGGGACGGGTCCACCGCATCTTCAATATCCAGGATGATCGAATCGGCGCGGGAAACGGCCGACTGGTCGAACAGCTCCGGCTTCATGGCATTGACCAGCAGCCAGGAACGGGCGATCTCTGCGGGGATATTGCGTTCCGGCCTAACAGTTTCGGCGGCGATGGTAGACGTCATGCTTTCTACAGTATCCGCCCCACAAGCGGCAAGGCGAAGAAATCGGCCAGCTTGTGAGGATCAATACGAACTAAACGGGATATGACTGTGTCTCCAGTTAAATGCGGGCAGCAGAAAGGGCCGTTGTGACCTGCACAACGGCCCTTGCTGCTGCCCGGCCGGGAAGGGTCAGGGGATGTTGCTCCCCCGAGCCGTGACCCAGAGTTTGTACCAGTCGGCGCGGGTGAGGGCCTGCGCCACCCGGGCTGCGTCGCCGCAGGCCCGGATGCGGTCCGGGTTGACCGTCCCGATGACCGGCGCGATTCCGGCCGGGTGCTTCATCAGCCAGCCCAGCAGGACACCCTCGCCGGAGGTGCCGTACTCCCCCGCAAGCCCCGCCACGAGTTCGGCCGTTGCCGCATCGGCTGAGGTGGGACTGTCCGGTTCGGCGCCGGTGTAGACGCCGCGGGCCAGGGCGCCGTACGCCTGCAGGGTGATGTTGTTCCGGGTGCAATACTCAAGCGTCCCGTGCGGGAAGCTGTAGTCCAGGTGCTCCGGGTGGTTGACCAGGACCTGGCTTTCCAGCCATGCCCGCTTGAG
Protein-coding regions in this window:
- a CDS encoding CoA ester lyase, yielding MTSTIAAETVRPERNIPAEIARSWLLVNAMKPELFDQSAVSRADSIILDIEDAVDPSQKDQARANVIGWLTGGGKAWVRINDATSPFWADDLAGLRGTPGLLGVMLAKTESADQVTESFHRMDGKTPVIPLVESALGIEEANHIAKAQGAFRLAFGSGDFRRDTGMAATPEAMAYPRAKLVVASRVGNLPGPIDGPTVGTNHPILREQTGITVMMGMTGKLCLAIDQTPVINEVISPTPSDVAWATDFMNDFEANGRVIRDGSDLPRLGRAEKIMKLAVAFGVQPAL
- a CDS encoding MaoC family dehydratase N-terminal domain-containing protein is translated as MTINPDLQGRSYPAAEVYDVGREKIREFARAVKATHPAHFDVDAAEALGHTDLVAPPTFAIIIAQRADAQLIEDPESGIDFSRVVHADQRFTHHRPIIAGDRLVAELHVDGVRAMGGGAMITTRSEIFALGSGGSREPVTTTTSSILVRGEGQ
- a CDS encoding MFS transporter — encoded protein: MTSAPKTGATAAQVAHWRNAVVVAYGASGLAFASWVSRLPAIRDALDLSPGNIGVILLCMTLGSFASVSASGLIVLRLGSKRTIRTGSIMVGAGLLTAGFGTTVLASPVATAIGLAIIGLGTGSWNTASNVEGAAVERAVGRHIMPRLHGAFSLGTVAGAGLGAAAAAVSLPVFWHLAAAGAVVAVSVATAASWFRADVTPVAGERTYSPDNFEDPITGPIPLIRAGSTAEAPLDNKRKIAQAWRDRRTLLLGVLVLGLALAEGAAGDWVALALADGHGQSDAAGAAGYGLFVTFMTIGRFAGTPLLDRFGRVPVMRWCAAMAVLGLAVFVFAPAPLLAYVGLAAWGLGASLGFPVGMSAAADDPAKAAARVSVVSTIGYGAFLCGPPLLGLLAEHVGILHSLLAVVVMLAVSFVLSPVARKPA
- a CDS encoding DUF3188 domain-containing protein, whose product is MLNEFWATAPTRYKVLVFSAMGLIAVGIILNIIGNTGGNQTLAWASLPLIGLGLVLHVVGIVVRGQAIRKNLRR
- a CDS encoding UDP-N-acetylmuramate dehydrogenase, yielding MTPTLLSSLTTSAVGGPAGKFIEARSEAEIIDAVRSADAAGEQVLIISGGSNLLVSDDGFPGTVVRIASEGFTVNAEDSCGGVAVVVQAGHNWDKLVEHAVRHAWSGIEALSGIPGSTGATPVQNVGAYGSEVSQTIAAVRTWDRERNAVQTFTNSELKFGYRDSILKQTTVNGSPRYVVLTVEFQLPLGRMSAPIRYAELARSLGVEVGKRAYANDVRREVLRLRASKGMVWDAADRDTYSTGSFFTNPIVPAAVADTLPEAAPRYPAGQDGLVKLSAAWLIDQSGFGKGFGLEPDGVAGGRASLSTKHTLAITNRGSASAADMVAVAREVRAGVERRFGIQLHPEPLLIGLEL
- a CDS encoding MaoC family dehydratase — protein: MSPSFNELSAGQEIGSRTIEVTRTDLVKYAGASGDFNPIHWNEAFATSVELPGVIAHGMFTMGSAVQLVTDWAGDPAAVVDFQTRFTKPVLVADTTGTDQPGATIEVSGTIGKLDADARTARVDLTVVSAGQKVLMKAQALVKLS
- a CDS encoding DUF2797 domain-containing protein, yielding MTDTRYLVHGVFWDALPGSRAPEGSRAADDGGGAVLRLQSPEGDFRQFSLSPGRRLGFEVVEPGRSCLGHIRVQSATSRSHVLCASAAPALRGKQCERCFVLDESRLMHDFHRGGRVTPGLRDYLMQEHWLYVATFAGGATKVGTASGPRKWNRLAEQGAAAAAYVARARDGRVVRILEDLVTAEVGLTQQVRSAAKADALLQPLPEPDLQAANARAAGEVRTLLARTAVDGFVTVEEQWARPAHAEALYGPAQRHAYPHALDQGQHGFTVTALSGANALARLDGTDAAFVVNLSQLAARTIILGGYASEVPAVQESLF